From a region of the Impatiens glandulifera chromosome 4, dImpGla2.1, whole genome shotgun sequence genome:
- the LOC124934221 gene encoding conserved oligomeric Golgi complex subunit 2, whose amino-acid sequence MADLQHQPPLLPLSSPPPPRSATDFFGDPIDSHPLWFKQSSFLRKDFESEAYIADLRTFVPLETLRSELQSHLSSLKHELVELINRDYADFVNLSTKLVDIDAAVVRMRAPLFEIREKIVVFRGTVEGSLVTLQNGLQQRAEASAAREVLELLLDTFHIVSKVEKLIKELPLVAADWSSEDVITKEKGNISNGISLQHADNDTNLRETQSMLLERIASEMNRLKFNVVHAQDLPFIGNMEKRIQSVSLLLDASLGRCFVDGLEHRDANVIYNCLRAYAAIDNTSSAEEIFRSNIVEPLVQKIIPHGTSGEMVEGSLGDELEEDYKQIKQCVERDCKFLLEIASTENSGLHVFSFLANSILKEVLSAISKAKPGAFSPGRPAEFLKNYKASLNFLAHLEGHCTSRSAVAKFRGEAVYVDFMKQWKVGVYFSLRFQEIAGSLESVLADTGLVPVQNPQSDKENHNALTLKQSATLLSCLRSCWREDVLILSCSDKFLRLSLQLLSRYSSWLSAGLAVRRAGNAASNPGSERAISASQDDYVLIIHDLRSLAKEVYGDFLEHILKLLNSCSSEVIEIVRNSILQGGKSLKDLIPSVIDAITLSLVDMSVEDLRQLKGITATYRMTNKPLPVRHSPYVSGVLRPLKNFLDGQNATPYFTSEDKNEVVQNAALKITDQYHELASDLVSVARKTESSLQRIRKGAQRRAGASSDVSDSNVSDTDKMCMQLFLDIQEYGRNLATLGVKAENIPAYRDLWHCVAPQNRQNVISF is encoded by the exons ATGGCGGATCTGCAACATCAACCACCGTTGTTGCCATTGTCATCGCCTCCGCCGCCTCGTTCAGCCACCGATTTCTTCGGCGATCCAATCGACTCTCATCCTCTATGGTTCAAACAATCTTCCTTTCTCCGGAAAGACTTCGAGTCCGAAGCTTATATCGCCGATCTCAGAACATTCGTACCGTTAGAAACTCTCAGATCGGAGCTTCAGTCTCACTTGTCCTCTCTTAAGCACGAGCTTGTCGAGCTCATTAACCGTGACTATGCCGACTTTGTTAACCTCAGTACTAAGCTTGTCGACATTGATGCTGCTGTTGTTAGAATGCGAGCCCCGTTGTTCGAGATCCGGGAGAAAATCGTTGTGTTCCGAGGAACAGTTGAAGGATCTCTCGTTACGCTTCAGAATGGGCTGCAGCAGCGGGCTGAAGCGTCTGCTGCTAGAGAGGTGTTGGAATTGTTGCTCGATACGTTTCATATCGTGTCAAAG GTTGAGAAACTGATAAAGGAGCTTCCTCTGGTGGCTGCTGATTGGTCTAGTGAAGATGTAATTACAAAGGAAAAAGGTAATATAAGCAATGGGATCTCCTTACAACATGCAGACAACGACACAAATCTCAGAGAAACTCAAAGTATGCTTTTGGAGAGAATTGCCAGCGAAATGAACCGTTTGAAGTTCAATGTTGTTCATGCACAG GACCTGCCGTTCATTGGGAACATGGAGAAGAGGATACAAAGTGTTAGCTTGTTACTTGATGCTAGTTTGGGTCGCTGTTTTGTGGATGGGCTGGAACATAGAGATGCAAACGTTATATACAATTGTCTGCGTGCATATGCTGCCATTGACAATACCAGTAGTGCTGAGGAAATTTTCCGTTCAAATATTGTAGAACCATTAGTTCAGAAAATCATTCCACATGGTACCTCAGGGGAGATGGTTGAAGGGTCACTGGGAGATGAACTTGAGGAAGactataaacaaataaaacaatgtGTGGAAAGGGATTGTAAATTTTTACTGGAGATTGCTTCTACTG AAAACTCGGGTTTACATGTGTTTAGCTTCTTGGCCAATTCAATCCTTAAGGAGGTTCTATCAGCTATATCAAAGGCAAAACCAGGAGCTTTTTCTCCTGGAAGACCTGCCGAGTTCTTGAAAAATTACAAGGCCAGCCTCAATTTCTTGGCTCATTTGGAAG GCCATTGTACGTCCAGATCTGCAGTTGCAAAATTTAGAGGTGAGGCTGTTTATGTGGATTTCATGAAGCAATGGAAAGTTGGGGTCTACTTCTCATTGAG ATTCCAGGAAATTGCTGGATCTTTGGAGTCTGTACTTGCAGATACTGGTCTTGTCCCGGTTCAGAATCCACAATCTGATAAAGAAAACCACAATGCTTTAACATTAAAACAAAGTGCCACTCTTTTGAGCTGCCTAAGATCCTGCTGGAGAGAAGACGTTCTTATTCTTTCTTGCTCTGATAAATTTCTTCGATTGTCTTTGCAACTCCTTTCGAG GTATTCCAGTTGGTTATCAGCTGGGTTGGCTGTACGAAGAGCTGGTAATGCAGCCTCTAATCCTGGATCTGAACGGGCTATTTCTGCTTCCCAAGATGATTATGTACTG ATTATACATGATTTGAGATCTTTGGCAAAAGAGGTTTATGGTGATTTCCTGGAGCACATACTTAAGTTACTTAATTCATGTTCCAGTGAAGTAATTGAAATTGTAAGAAACAGCATCTTACAAGGTGGAAAATCCTTGAAGGATCTTATACCGTCGGTGATTGATGCAATAACACTGAGTCTAGTTGACATGTCTGTcgaa GATTTGAGACAATTGAAAGGAATAACTGCAACATACAGGATGACTAATAAACCCCTTCCTGTTAGGCATTCCCCTTATGTTTCAGGTGTACTACGACCACTAAAG AACTTTCTGGATGGTCAGAATGCTACTCCATATTTTACTTCTGAAGACAAGAATGAAGTAGTACAAAATGCTGCTTTAAAGATTACAGATCAGTATCATGAGCTAGCATCCGATCTCGTCAGTGTG GCGAGGAAAACCGAGTCTTCCCTCCAAAGAATACGTAAAGGTGCACAAAGACGTGCTGGAGCAAGCTCCGATGTATCCGACAGTAATGTGTCCGATACCGATAAAATGTGCATGCAGCT
- the LOC124935669 gene encoding SWI/SNF complex component SNF12 homolog encodes MSANNNPSRNTGGIQPSKAVNHQPHLLSQIQRQTQGLHQFPGQFQLSEPQAQAVAQMQYAQAHAQAQTQAAHAQFQSQLQAQAQAHSYTQLQNQLANNVGASSPSILTPGMGTAKRAPQKPPARPPGSSGAAVGSPLKIMELTPASRRKKPKLSEKQIPDKVAAILPESALYTQLLEFEARVDAALSRKKIDIQEAIKAPPRFQKTLRIFVFNTFANQKQSVSENKDVEPPSWSLKIAGRILDDEANSIYPKFSSFFKKITIYLDKKLYPENHVILWESSRSPVLHEGFEVKRKGNTEFNAIIRIEMNYVPEKFKLSSPLLELLGVEVETRPRIIAALWHYVKAKKLQIPSDPSFFMCDPPLRKVFGEEKMKFSMVSQKISQHMTPPPPIHLEHHIKLSGNNPYGNTCYDVLVDVPVALQQDMSSFLEKLEKQKEIDACDQAISTAIKKIHEHRRRRAFFLGFSQSPAEFINMLIASQSKDLKLAAGDATRNAEKERHSEFYNQPWVEDAVIRYLNRKPVGGSDAPGST; translated from the exons ATGTCGGCAAATAATAACCCATCTAGGAATACGGGGGGAATTCAACCTTCTAAGGCTGTGAATCATCAGCCTCACTTACTCTCTCAGATTCAACGTCAAACGCAAGGATTACATCAATTTCCTGGTCAGTTTCAGCTTTCTGAACCTCAAGCTCAAGCTGTGGCCCAAATGCAGTATGCCCAGGCTCATGCCCAAGCGCAGACACAGGCTGCTCATGCTCAGTTCCAATCTCAATTGCAAGCTCAAGCCCAAGCTCATTCATATACGCAGCTGCAAAACCAATTGGCTAACAATGTTGGTGCATCTTCACCTTCCATCTTGACGCCTGGCATGGGGACAGCCAAGCGTGCTCCCCAGAAACCACCTGCTAGGCCCCCTGGTTCTTCCGGTGCTGCTGTAGGTTCACCTCTAAAAATTATGGAACTTACTCCTGCTTCAAGAAGGAAGAAACCGAAGCTTTCGGAAAAGCAAATACCTGATAAAGTAGCTGCTATTTTGCCAGAATCTGCTCTTTATACTCAGCTGCTTGAGTTCGAGGCTCGTGTTGATGCTGCTCTATCGAGGAAGAAGATTGATATTCAGGAAGCTATTAAAGCTCCTCCACGGTTTCAGAAAACCCTTCGTATTTTTGTCTTCAATACCTTTGCAAACCAGAAACAGTCAGTCTCGGAGAATAAGGATGTTGAGCCTCCTTCTTGGTCTCTTAAGATAGCAGGTCGAATATTGGACGATGAAGCGAATTCCATCTACCCAAAATTCTCGTCGTTCTTTAAGAAAATCACGATTTATTTGGACAAGAAACTCTATCCAGAAAATCATGTGATTTTGTGGGAGAGTTCACGTTCGCCGGTCCTGCACGAAGGTTTTGAGGtgaaaagaaaaggaaacacaGAATTCAACGCAATTATCAGAATAGAAATGAACTATGTGCCAGAGAAATTCAAGCTTTCCTCACCTTTACTCGAACTTCTTGGTGTTGAGGTAGAAACCCGACCACGAATTATTGCTGCACTTTGGCATTATGTGAAGGCGAAAAAATTGCAGATTCCAAGCGATCCTTCGTTCTTCATGTGTGATCCGCCCCTTCGGAAGGTATTTGGGGAAGAGAAGATGAAATTCTCCATGGTTTCCCAAAAGATATCTCAGCATATGACTCCACCACCGCCTATACATTTGGAGCATCATATTAAGCTTTCGGGTAATAACCCATATGGGAATACTTGTTATGATGTTCTGGTTGATGTTCCTGTTGCATTACAACAAGACATGTCTTCTTTCTTGGAGAAGTTAGAAAAACAAAAGGAAATCGATGCTTGTGATCAAGCTATCTCTACTGCTATTAAGAAGATCCATGAACATCGACGTAGGAGGGCTTTTTTCCTTGGTTTTAGTCAATCTCCCGCTGAATTCATCAACATGCTGATTGCTTCTCAAAGCAAGGACTTGAAACTCGCTGCTGGCGATGCTACTCGCAATGCAGAGAAAGAACGTCACTCTGAGTTCTATAATCAACCATG GGTAGAAGATGCTGTCATTCGATACCTGAACCGCAAGCCTGTTGGTGGAAGTGATGCTCCTGGAAGCACATAG